A single window of Anomaloglossus baeobatrachus isolate aAnoBae1 chromosome 5, aAnoBae1.hap1, whole genome shotgun sequence DNA harbors:
- the LOC142312428 gene encoding uncharacterized protein LOC142312428, with the protein MERTGEVRTLEMSGVRFLTVSLHNQDYTVVKKTSSERCQAPVSEGWGRPLSPITGPPPHPPIHEDINDQKILELTYKMIELLTGEVPIRCQDVTVYFSMVEWEYLEGHKDLYKDVMMEVPQPLTSPGLSSKRTTPERCPRPLLPQDCKQEDPDVPQDHQVPTISDPLSGDLLYKRILLIGLSRMNMDRDKMAERILHLTLEILFRLTGEDYTVVKKTSSERCQAPVSEGWGGPLSPITGPPPHPPIHEDINDQKILELTYKMIELLTGEVTLLGMLGHYTVTL; encoded by the exons atggagagaactggagaggtgaggactctggaaatgtctggagtgagatttcttactgtgtctctccataaccaggattacacagtagtgaagaagacctctagtgagcgctgtcaggcccctgtgtctgagggatggggaagacccctgagcccaatcacggggcctccacctcaccccccgatacatgaggacatcaatgaccagaagatcctagaactcacctacaagatgattgagctgctgactggagag gttcctataaggtgtcaggacgtcactgtctatttctccatggtggagtgggagtatttagaaggacacaaagatctgtacaaggacgtcatgatggaggttccccagcccctcacatcaccag gtctatccagtaagaggacaacaccagagagatgtccccgtcctcttctcccacaggactgtaaacaggaagatcccgatgttcctcaggatcatcag gtcccaacaatatcggatcctctcagtggagatcttctatataagagaattctcctaatTGGCCTATCAAGGAtgaatatggacagggacaagatggcggagaggatattacacctcaccctagagatcctcttccggcttactggagag gattacacagtagtgaagaagacctctagtgagcgctgtcaggcccctgtgtctgagggatggggaggacccctgagcccaatcacggggcctccacctcaccccccgatacatgaggacatcaatgaccagaagatcctagaactcacctacaagatgattgagctgctgactggagaggtgacactgctgggaatgctgggacattatacagtaacgctatga